The following proteins come from a genomic window of Dysidea avara chromosome 12, odDysAvar1.4, whole genome shotgun sequence:
- the LOC136241578 gene encoding mediator of RNA polymerase II transcription subunit 4-like isoform X2: protein MVTVKEKLSYCIDDFSVLVKQLCEAIVVDPKPSTYGQPPSANSSHVNTILQKLNSRDKETQQLVDDALEMRVKKKELAEAEAELTRTKEAVTKLQKRLQDAEKLLEGSLYQAKELLKSAEQANKSPVESQQLIQFSHHISLSNSTVSPVGWQPSDPRRPYPHDIEMRGGFLGKLSSSLSEVPGSDVAERNDLNKKLKLDSPPLRSFQATLE, encoded by the exons ATGGTGACGGTGAAGGAGAAATTATCTTATTGTATTGACGACTTCTCCGTAttagtgaa ACAACTATGTGAGGCGATAGTGGTCGACCCCAAACCATCCACGTATGGACAACCTCCCAGTGCTAACAGTAGTCACGTGAACACTATCCTTCAGAAACTAAACTCCAGGGACAAGGAGACACAACAATTAGTTGATGATG CACTGGAGATGAGGGTGAAGAAGAAGGAACTGGCTGAAGCTGAGGCAGAACTCACTCGGACTAAGGAGGCAGTAACCAAACTACAAAAGAGACTACAAGATGCCGAGAAGTTACTA GAAGGTAGTTTATATCAAGCTAAGGAATTGCTGAAGTCAGCAGAACAAGCTAATAAAA GTCCGGTGGAGTCTCAACAACTGATACAGTTCTCACATCATATCAGTCTCTCCAATAGTACTGTGTCTCCTGTAGGGTGGCAGCCTA GTGATCCTAGAAGACCTTATCCACATGACATTGAGATGAGAGGTGGTTTTCTTGGCAAGCTGAGCTCCAGTTTATCAGAGGTACCTGGCAGTGACGTAGCTGAAAGGAACGACCTTAATAAGAAGTTAAAACTAGACTCACCACCGTTAAGATCTTTCCAAG CTACCTTGGAATGA
- the LOC136241578 gene encoding mediator of RNA polymerase II transcription subunit 4-like isoform X1: MVTVKEKLSYCIDDFSVLVKQLCEAIVVDPKPSTYGQPPSANSSHVNTILQKLNSRDKETQQLVDDALEMRVKKKELAEAEAELTRTKEAVTKLQKRLQDAEKLLEGSLYQAKELLKSAEQANKSPVESQQLIQFSHHISLSNSTVSPVGWQPSDPRRPYPHDIEMRGGFLGKLSSSLSEVPGSDVAERNDLNKKLKLDSPPLRSFQGPPDLSATAALLNNGRTEEPEIISEDSSSSSSEDD, encoded by the exons ATGGTGACGGTGAAGGAGAAATTATCTTATTGTATTGACGACTTCTCCGTAttagtgaa ACAACTATGTGAGGCGATAGTGGTCGACCCCAAACCATCCACGTATGGACAACCTCCCAGTGCTAACAGTAGTCACGTGAACACTATCCTTCAGAAACTAAACTCCAGGGACAAGGAGACACAACAATTAGTTGATGATG CACTGGAGATGAGGGTGAAGAAGAAGGAACTGGCTGAAGCTGAGGCAGAACTCACTCGGACTAAGGAGGCAGTAACCAAACTACAAAAGAGACTACAAGATGCCGAGAAGTTACTA GAAGGTAGTTTATATCAAGCTAAGGAATTGCTGAAGTCAGCAGAACAAGCTAATAAAA GTCCGGTGGAGTCTCAACAACTGATACAGTTCTCACATCATATCAGTCTCTCCAATAGTACTGTGTCTCCTGTAGGGTGGCAGCCTA GTGATCCTAGAAGACCTTATCCACATGACATTGAGATGAGAGGTGGTTTTCTTGGCAAGCTGAGCTCCAGTTTATCAGAGGTACCTGGCAGTGACGTAGCTGAAAGGAACGACCTTAATAAGAAGTTAAAACTAGACTCACCACCGTTAAGATCTTTCCAAG GGCCTCCTGATTTATCCGCCACTGCTGCTTTACTGAATAATGGA AGGACAGAAGAACCGGAAATTATATCAGAAGATTCTTCATCGTCTTCCTCCGAAGATGACTAA
- the LOC136241575 gene encoding proline-, glutamic acid- and leucine-rich protein 1-like isoform X1: MCAAKSDGTKRTSDEGSEAVISYIRSHHNPAVELFAASLMEDWMNSPEKIKEMSELCVKSLQQSDDNSITCLIYLHHVIHHTPNDIIDKEHYKWSSCLIQAIKSCDHSRNVEYSYHSYQVLKSFLDVIVKCPEASRHFSTNQLPSLIQVLLSFRNTAPPQVTRYILNCVSVCLHYYPSLASQHYTSLSVWAFEGLVSPSPAVSRESSRVLALLGYDVTSWEKIVHKLCGELNYLINVAYAPFTKPGDRSVQFTSSLPSLPTSEPERIATISQYYQVIVRTLIYLLSFRCDGSVKVPLHLLMTVICQPFSLVPDKLEGRHSLELLLVKSSLPLFYSTVFILLAVLIKCVGPHLIPYSTLISQLFTHTLMWTSSSYQQLRCVVYHCLANWLSICKCHTSHDHIVGVVIADTNITNQVSSYGDVVTGPKRKKRRQVNKMVDISNSTQTRPIINHKLVVAALTVMDRMLQYCSPLMTSYQLEGLEQHLIKMTSCDALHSVVMVMVLQCVARLMTSSCHKYTPPVSWATAVISKACHSSDEQVRATALQLMYQHDVTNHFPSPQLVPSTDVLSQNPCKDLWDHGKSTVDQHKSNEYKSTNYQDKLLWDQDKTTEHQDKLLWDQNNSTDRDKSIEVQDKSTEVQDNQEEIIMIDANSSNDEGDTINDVTKDLMLSCDTEEDVTAEVVLKKFVEDSDMSSDEQ; this comes from the exons ATGTGTGCTGCTAAATCGGACGGGACCAAACGCACGAGTGATGAAGGAAGCGAGGCGGTTATATCATATATACGGAGCCATCACAACCCAGCGGTGGAGTTGTTCGCTGCTAGCCTAATGGAAGATTGGATGAATTCACCAGAGAAG ATTAAGGAGATGAGTGAATTATGTGTGAAGTCCCTACAACAGTCAGATGATAACAGTATCACTTGTTTGATATATctacatcatgtgatccatcaTACACCCAATGACATCATTGATAAGGAACACTACAAGTGGTCATCATGTTTGATACAAGCTATCAAG TCATGTGATCATAGTAGAAATGTGGAGTACAGTTACCATAGTTACCAGGTGTTGAAGAGTTTCCTAGATGTCATCGTGAAG TGTCCTGAAGCTAGTCGACACTTTTCTACCAATCAACTTCCATCGTTGATACAAGTGTTGTTGTCCTTCAGGAACACTGCTCCCCCCCAG GTTACTAGGTACATTCTGAACTGTGTGTCAGTTTGTCTTCATTACTACCCATCTCTGGCCAGCCAACATTATACCTCATTAAGTGTGTGGGCGTTTGAAGGTCTGGTTAGTCCCAGCCCGGCAGTATCCAGGGAGTCCAGTAGAGTGTTAGCGTTGCTAGGGTATGATGTCACCTCATGGGAGAAGATTGTTCACAAGTTATGTGGTGAACTAAACTACCTCATTAATGTTGCTTATGCTCCATTCACTAAACCAG GTGATAGAAGTGTCCAGTTCACATCATCACTACCTTCCCTACCAACCAGTGAACCAGAGAGGATAGCAACCATCAGTCAATATTATCAGGTCATTGTTAGGACACTAATCTACTTGTTGAG CTTTAGGTGTGATGGGTCAGTGAAGGTGCCTCTTCATTTGTTGATGACTGTCATCTGTCAGCCGTTCAGTCTTGTGCCAGACAAGTTG GAAGGTAGACATTCCCTGGAGCTATTACTAGTGAAGTCATCATTACCACTGTTCTACTCTACAGTGTTCATATTACTGGCGGTGTTGATTAaatg TGTTGGACCTCATCTCATCCCGTATTCCACACTGATCAGTCAATTGTTCACTCATACCTTAATGTGGACCTCATCATCATACCA GCAGTTACGTTGTGTTGTCTACCATTGCCTTGCCAACTGGCTGTCCATCTGTAAGTGTcacacatcacatgatcacatagTGGGTGTGGTCATTGCTGACACAAATATAACCAATCAG GTGTCATCGTATGGTGATGTTGTTACGGGACCAAAG AGGAAGAAGAGAAGACAAGTAAACAAAATGGTCGACATCTCTAACTCTACTCAGACCAGACCAA TTATCAACCACAAACTAGTTGTGGCTGCTTTGACTG TAATGGACAGGATGTTACAATATTGTTCTCCACTAATGACATCATATCAATTAgag GGTTTAGAACAACACCTTATCAAGATGACATCATGTGATGCTCTCCATTCAGTTGTCATGGTGAtggtattgcagtgtgtagctCGTCTGATGACCAGCTCATGTCACAAGTACACACCTCCTGTTTCCTGGGCAACAGCAGTGATCTCTAAGGCTTGTCATAGCAGTGACGAGCAG GTCAGAGCAACTGCTCTTCAACTGATGTACCAACATGATGTCACCAACCACTTTCCATCACCCCAATTAGTGCCCTCTACTGACGTGTTATCACAGAATCCATGCAAGGACTTGTGGGACCATGGCAAGTCAACAGTAGATCAACACAAATCAAATGAATACAAATCAACAAACTATCAAGACAAACTACTATGGGATCAAGACAAGACAACAGAACACCAAGACAAGTTATTGTGGGATCAAAACAATTCAACAGACCGAGACAAATCAATAGAGGTTCAAGACAAATCAACAGAGGTTCAAGACAATCAAGAAGAGATCATCATGATAGATGCTAACAGCAGTAATGATGAAGGAGACACCATTAATGATGTCACTAAAGATTTGATGTTATCATGTGATACTGAAGAAGACGTCACTGCTGAAGTTGTATTGAAGAAATTTGTGGAGGACAGTGACATGTCAAGTGATGAACAATAA
- the LOC136241575 gene encoding proline-, glutamic acid- and leucine-rich protein 1-like isoform X2 yields the protein MCAAKSDGTKRTSDEGSEAVISYIRSHHNPAVELFAASLMEDWMNSPEKIKEMSELCVKSLQQSDDNSITCLIYLHHVIHHTPNDIIDKEHYKWSSCLIQAIKSCDHSRNVEYSYHSYQVLKSFLDVIVKCPEASRHFSTNQLPSLIQVLLSFRNTAPPQVTRYILNCVSVCLHYYPSLASQHYTSLSVWAFEGLVSPSPAVSRESSRVLALLGYDVTSWEKIVHKLCGELNYLINVAYAPFTKPGDRSVQFTSSLPSLPTSEPERIATISQYYQVIVRTLIYLLRCDGSVKVPLHLLMTVICQPFSLVPDKLEGRHSLELLLVKSSLPLFYSTVFILLAVLIKCVGPHLIPYSTLISQLFTHTLMWTSSSYQQLRCVVYHCLANWLSICKCHTSHDHIVGVVIADTNITNQVSSYGDVVTGPKRKKRRQVNKMVDISNSTQTRPIINHKLVVAALTVMDRMLQYCSPLMTSYQLEGLEQHLIKMTSCDALHSVVMVMVLQCVARLMTSSCHKYTPPVSWATAVISKACHSSDEQVRATALQLMYQHDVTNHFPSPQLVPSTDVLSQNPCKDLWDHGKSTVDQHKSNEYKSTNYQDKLLWDQDKTTEHQDKLLWDQNNSTDRDKSIEVQDKSTEVQDNQEEIIMIDANSSNDEGDTINDVTKDLMLSCDTEEDVTAEVVLKKFVEDSDMSSDEQ from the exons ATGTGTGCTGCTAAATCGGACGGGACCAAACGCACGAGTGATGAAGGAAGCGAGGCGGTTATATCATATATACGGAGCCATCACAACCCAGCGGTGGAGTTGTTCGCTGCTAGCCTAATGGAAGATTGGATGAATTCACCAGAGAAG ATTAAGGAGATGAGTGAATTATGTGTGAAGTCCCTACAACAGTCAGATGATAACAGTATCACTTGTTTGATATATctacatcatgtgatccatcaTACACCCAATGACATCATTGATAAGGAACACTACAAGTGGTCATCATGTTTGATACAAGCTATCAAG TCATGTGATCATAGTAGAAATGTGGAGTACAGTTACCATAGTTACCAGGTGTTGAAGAGTTTCCTAGATGTCATCGTGAAG TGTCCTGAAGCTAGTCGACACTTTTCTACCAATCAACTTCCATCGTTGATACAAGTGTTGTTGTCCTTCAGGAACACTGCTCCCCCCCAG GTTACTAGGTACATTCTGAACTGTGTGTCAGTTTGTCTTCATTACTACCCATCTCTGGCCAGCCAACATTATACCTCATTAAGTGTGTGGGCGTTTGAAGGTCTGGTTAGTCCCAGCCCGGCAGTATCCAGGGAGTCCAGTAGAGTGTTAGCGTTGCTAGGGTATGATGTCACCTCATGGGAGAAGATTGTTCACAAGTTATGTGGTGAACTAAACTACCTCATTAATGTTGCTTATGCTCCATTCACTAAACCAG GTGATAGAAGTGTCCAGTTCACATCATCACTACCTTCCCTACCAACCAGTGAACCAGAGAGGATAGCAACCATCAGTCAATATTATCAGGTCATTGTTAGGACACTAATCTACTTGTTGAG GTGTGATGGGTCAGTGAAGGTGCCTCTTCATTTGTTGATGACTGTCATCTGTCAGCCGTTCAGTCTTGTGCCAGACAAGTTG GAAGGTAGACATTCCCTGGAGCTATTACTAGTGAAGTCATCATTACCACTGTTCTACTCTACAGTGTTCATATTACTGGCGGTGTTGATTAaatg TGTTGGACCTCATCTCATCCCGTATTCCACACTGATCAGTCAATTGTTCACTCATACCTTAATGTGGACCTCATCATCATACCA GCAGTTACGTTGTGTTGTCTACCATTGCCTTGCCAACTGGCTGTCCATCTGTAAGTGTcacacatcacatgatcacatagTGGGTGTGGTCATTGCTGACACAAATATAACCAATCAG GTGTCATCGTATGGTGATGTTGTTACGGGACCAAAG AGGAAGAAGAGAAGACAAGTAAACAAAATGGTCGACATCTCTAACTCTACTCAGACCAGACCAA TTATCAACCACAAACTAGTTGTGGCTGCTTTGACTG TAATGGACAGGATGTTACAATATTGTTCTCCACTAATGACATCATATCAATTAgag GGTTTAGAACAACACCTTATCAAGATGACATCATGTGATGCTCTCCATTCAGTTGTCATGGTGAtggtattgcagtgtgtagctCGTCTGATGACCAGCTCATGTCACAAGTACACACCTCCTGTTTCCTGGGCAACAGCAGTGATCTCTAAGGCTTGTCATAGCAGTGACGAGCAG GTCAGAGCAACTGCTCTTCAACTGATGTACCAACATGATGTCACCAACCACTTTCCATCACCCCAATTAGTGCCCTCTACTGACGTGTTATCACAGAATCCATGCAAGGACTTGTGGGACCATGGCAAGTCAACAGTAGATCAACACAAATCAAATGAATACAAATCAACAAACTATCAAGACAAACTACTATGGGATCAAGACAAGACAACAGAACACCAAGACAAGTTATTGTGGGATCAAAACAATTCAACAGACCGAGACAAATCAATAGAGGTTCAAGACAAATCAACAGAGGTTCAAGACAATCAAGAAGAGATCATCATGATAGATGCTAACAGCAGTAATGATGAAGGAGACACCATTAATGATGTCACTAAAGATTTGATGTTATCATGTGATACTGAAGAAGACGTCACTGCTGAAGTTGTATTGAAGAAATTTGTGGAGGACAGTGACATGTCAAGTGATGAACAATAA
- the LOC136241575 gene encoding uncharacterized protein isoform X3, protein MCAAKSDGTKRTSDEGSEAVISYIRSHHNPAVELFAASLMEDWMNSPEKIKEMSELCVKSLQQSDDNSITCLIYLHHVIHHTPNDIIDKEHYKWSSCLIQAIKSCDHSRNVEYSYHSYQVLKSFLDVIVKCPEASRHFSTNQLPSLIQVLLSFRNTAPPQVTRYILNCVSVCLHYYPSLASQHYTSLSVWAFEGLVSPSPAVSRESSRVLALLGYDVTSWEKIVHKLCGELNYLINVAYAPFTKPGDRSVQFTSSLPSLPTSEPERIATISQYYQVIVRTLIYLLSFRCDGSVKVPLHLLMTVICQPFSLVPDKLEGRHSLELLLVKSSLPLFYSTVFILLAVLIKCVGPHLIPYSTLISQLFTHTLMWTSSSYQQLRCVVYHCLANWLSICKCHTSHDHIVGVVIADTNITNQVSSYGDVVTGPKRKKRRQVNKMVDISNSTQTRPIMDRMLQYCSPLMTSYQLEGLEQHLIKMTSCDALHSVVMVMVLQCVARLMTSSCHKYTPPVSWATAVISKACHSSDEQVRATALQLMYQHDVTNHFPSPQLVPSTDVLSQNPCKDLWDHGKSTVDQHKSNEYKSTNYQDKLLWDQDKTTEHQDKLLWDQNNSTDRDKSIEVQDKSTEVQDNQEEIIMIDANSSNDEGDTINDVTKDLMLSCDTEEDVTAEVVLKKFVEDSDMSSDEQ, encoded by the exons ATGTGTGCTGCTAAATCGGACGGGACCAAACGCACGAGTGATGAAGGAAGCGAGGCGGTTATATCATATATACGGAGCCATCACAACCCAGCGGTGGAGTTGTTCGCTGCTAGCCTAATGGAAGATTGGATGAATTCACCAGAGAAG ATTAAGGAGATGAGTGAATTATGTGTGAAGTCCCTACAACAGTCAGATGATAACAGTATCACTTGTTTGATATATctacatcatgtgatccatcaTACACCCAATGACATCATTGATAAGGAACACTACAAGTGGTCATCATGTTTGATACAAGCTATCAAG TCATGTGATCATAGTAGAAATGTGGAGTACAGTTACCATAGTTACCAGGTGTTGAAGAGTTTCCTAGATGTCATCGTGAAG TGTCCTGAAGCTAGTCGACACTTTTCTACCAATCAACTTCCATCGTTGATACAAGTGTTGTTGTCCTTCAGGAACACTGCTCCCCCCCAG GTTACTAGGTACATTCTGAACTGTGTGTCAGTTTGTCTTCATTACTACCCATCTCTGGCCAGCCAACATTATACCTCATTAAGTGTGTGGGCGTTTGAAGGTCTGGTTAGTCCCAGCCCGGCAGTATCCAGGGAGTCCAGTAGAGTGTTAGCGTTGCTAGGGTATGATGTCACCTCATGGGAGAAGATTGTTCACAAGTTATGTGGTGAACTAAACTACCTCATTAATGTTGCTTATGCTCCATTCACTAAACCAG GTGATAGAAGTGTCCAGTTCACATCATCACTACCTTCCCTACCAACCAGTGAACCAGAGAGGATAGCAACCATCAGTCAATATTATCAGGTCATTGTTAGGACACTAATCTACTTGTTGAG CTTTAGGTGTGATGGGTCAGTGAAGGTGCCTCTTCATTTGTTGATGACTGTCATCTGTCAGCCGTTCAGTCTTGTGCCAGACAAGTTG GAAGGTAGACATTCCCTGGAGCTATTACTAGTGAAGTCATCATTACCACTGTTCTACTCTACAGTGTTCATATTACTGGCGGTGTTGATTAaatg TGTTGGACCTCATCTCATCCCGTATTCCACACTGATCAGTCAATTGTTCACTCATACCTTAATGTGGACCTCATCATCATACCA GCAGTTACGTTGTGTTGTCTACCATTGCCTTGCCAACTGGCTGTCCATCTGTAAGTGTcacacatcacatgatcacatagTGGGTGTGGTCATTGCTGACACAAATATAACCAATCAG GTGTCATCGTATGGTGATGTTGTTACGGGACCAAAG AGGAAGAAGAGAAGACAAGTAAACAAAATGGTCGACATCTCTAACTCTACTCAGACCAGACCAA TAATGGACAGGATGTTACAATATTGTTCTCCACTAATGACATCATATCAATTAgag GGTTTAGAACAACACCTTATCAAGATGACATCATGTGATGCTCTCCATTCAGTTGTCATGGTGAtggtattgcagtgtgtagctCGTCTGATGACCAGCTCATGTCACAAGTACACACCTCCTGTTTCCTGGGCAACAGCAGTGATCTCTAAGGCTTGTCATAGCAGTGACGAGCAG GTCAGAGCAACTGCTCTTCAACTGATGTACCAACATGATGTCACCAACCACTTTCCATCACCCCAATTAGTGCCCTCTACTGACGTGTTATCACAGAATCCATGCAAGGACTTGTGGGACCATGGCAAGTCAACAGTAGATCAACACAAATCAAATGAATACAAATCAACAAACTATCAAGACAAACTACTATGGGATCAAGACAAGACAACAGAACACCAAGACAAGTTATTGTGGGATCAAAACAATTCAACAGACCGAGACAAATCAATAGAGGTTCAAGACAAATCAACAGAGGTTCAAGACAATCAAGAAGAGATCATCATGATAGATGCTAACAGCAGTAATGATGAAGGAGACACCATTAATGATGTCACTAAAGATTTGATGTTATCATGTGATACTGAAGAAGACGTCACTGCTGAAGTTGTATTGAAGAAATTTGTGGAGGACAGTGACATGTCAAGTGATGAACAATAA